A single genomic interval of Musa acuminata AAA Group cultivar baxijiao chromosome BXJ3-4, Cavendish_Baxijiao_AAA, whole genome shotgun sequence harbors:
- the LOC103980611 gene encoding YTH domain-containing protein ECT4, translating into MLSRLPIQVVSWSKRLLHPSRCLVAANEITRKGKGIEEERAVDYLPFTSSGRRRASGSRMEMETSQQSPDRIDSLEPLESSIADANQKPVDVENSNEQPPSAKDEKVMTSNATHDTNSMDISADSQGHLDSSDGVSGHSTIYPPNLFAPQAQSFFFRGYDNPIGDEYSPYLNAEGLEVGSVGVYNENPSFLYHTGYGYGPQMPYGPYSPVTTPLPSISGDGQLYSTQQFQFPGTYYQQPAPPNMPYLPSPTSIPQADLTLPIDRQGLFPVNTQNFNTQLFGPRPGYQLSYGSFGRDWLRSPEGTRTVTPLSSPAASPQPVGAPVSFGQNTMPPTFGMASQQQRSLYGFGTSVNSIDRAYPPRGLYHGSTFEASFSSSGIKGQSLIDADRSRSRGKGTLYNRNGTLDFLNEQNRGPRANRLKNQMTEHNSSLDNDNGSSTSLVDRKLYNSADFVTEYKDAKFFIIKSYSEDNVHKSIKYGVWASTSNGNKKLDSAYHEAKKKEDPCPVFLFFSVNASAHFCGVAEMIGPVDFERSVDYWQQDKWSGQFPLKWHMVKDVPNNLFRHIILENNENKPVTNSRDTQEVKLEQGLEMLSIFKKHEYEVSILDDFEFYEDREKAMQERKARQQLSNLAAPGPVAIEDDRRNPAANSGDFISQISGNFAHAVRLEERSKSGPSTEKSSSLSTVVTSKSDSIEKPATTVTTSS; encoded by the exons ATGCTTTCTCGGCTCCCAATCCAAGTCGTATCTTGGAGCAAAAGACTCCTCCATCCCTCGCGCTGCTTAGTTGCTGCCAACGAGATCACAAGGAAGGGGAAGGGAATTGAGGAAGAGAGGGCCGTAGATTATTTACCTTTTACTTCTTCTGGAAGAAGGCGGGCCTCGGGATCTCGGATGGAGATGGAGACGAGTCAGCAGTCGCCGGATCGTATCG ACTCACTAGAACCTTTGGAATCATCAATTGCGGATGCTAACCAGAAACCTGTTGATGTTGAGAACTCAAATGAACAG CCACCTTCTGCTAAAGATGAGAAAGTGATGACCTCTAATGCCACCCATGATACAAATAGCATGGATATCTCAGCAGATTCACAAGGCCATTTGGATTCTTCCGATGGAGTTAGTGGCCACAGTACAATTTATCCACCGAACCTTTTTGCCCCTCAGGCACAGTCCTTCTTCTTTAGAG GATATGACAATCCGATTGGTGATGAGTACTCCCCATATTTAAATGCCGAAGGCCTAGAAGTTGGTTCGGTT GGTGTCTACAATGAGAATCCTTCATTCTTATATCATACTGGATATGGGTACGGTCCTCAAATGCCTTATGGACCCTATTCCCCTGTTACGACGCCTCTACCTTCTATTAGTGGAGATGGTCAACTATACTCCACTCAGCAATTTCAGTTCCCAGGCACATACTACCAGCAGCCAGCTCCTCCTAACATGCCATATCTGCCTTCGCCAACTTCAATACCACAAGCTGATTTGACATTGCCAATTGATCGACAAGGACTATTTCCTGTCAATACCCAAAATTTCAACACCCAGCTGTTTGGACCAAGACCTGGTTATCAGCTATCCTATGGTTCTTTTGGTAGAG ATTGGTTGAGATCCCCAGAAGGGACGAGGACTGTGACTCCATTATCATCACCAGCAGCTTCACCTCAACCAGTTGGTGCCCCAGTGTCATTTGGGCAAAACACCATGCCTCCAACTTTTGGAATG GCTTCACAACAACAGAGATCTTTATATGGTTTTGGGACCTCTGTGAATTCTATAGACAGAGCGTACCCCCCTCGTGGGCTGTACCATGGTAGCACCTTTGAGGCATCTTTTTCCAGCTCAGGAATTAAGGGCCAGAGCTTAATTGATGCAGACAGAAGTAGGAGTCGAGGCAAGGGAACTTTATACAATCGCAATGGCACTCTTGATTTTCTTAATGAACAAAACCGAGGGCCAAGAGCAAATAGATTAAAGAATCAGATGACTGAACACAACTCATCACTTGACAACGACAATGGCAGTTCTACTTCGTTGGTTGATCGTAAATTGTACAATAGTGCTGACTTTGTTACAGAGTACAAGGATGCCAAGTTTTTCATTATTAAGTCTTACAGTGAGGATAATGTTCACAAAAGCATTAAGTATGGTGTTTGGGCTAGCACTTCTAATGGGAACAAGAAGTTGGATTCTGCATACCAtgaagcaaaaaagaaagaagatccTTGTCcagttttcttatttttctcg GTAAATGCAAGTGCACATTTCTGTGGGGTAGCTGAAATGATTGGACCTGTTGATTTTGAAAGGAGTGTGGATTACTGGCAGCAAGACAAGTGGAGTGGTCAATTCCCTTTAAAGTGGCATATGGTGAAAGATGTACCAAACAATCTATTTCGGCATATTATTCTTGAAAACAATGAAAATAAGCCTGTCACCAACAGCAGAGACACTCAAGAG GTGAAATTGGAACAGGGTCTGGAGATGCTAAGCATTTTTAAGAAGCATGAATACGAAGTATCGATTCTTGATGACTTTGAGTTTTATGAGGACAGGGAGAAAGCTATGCAGGAGAGGAAGGCTCGCCAGCAGCTATCCAATTTGGCAGCGCCTGGCCCAGTAGCTATTGAAGATGATCGAAGGAACCCTGCTGCGAACTCTGGGGATTTCATAAGCCAGATATCAGGGAACTTTGCTCATGCTGTCAGGTTGGAAGAAAGAAGTAAATCTGGCCCATCAACAGAGAAGAGTAGTTCCCTAAGCACTGTTGTTACTTCCAAGAGTGATAGTATAGAGAAACCAGCAACAACTGTAACAACTAGCAGCTAG
- the LOC135635532 gene encoding pollen receptor-like kinase 4 — MGDQSPPWPPHLLLVLFLFLATWRAAADAPDDRSALLEFKETTLSPAPSDWGGQDGPCFKNVSIWTGVYCDKDGRVSVLRLESMNLSGTLTLDALSELPNLRSLSFSNNSLEGSIPNVTKLPNLKSIYLSMNRFAGEIPDGMFSAMLGLKVLWLSQNNFSGSIPSSLTAPKKLAELRLDGNKFEGQIPALWQPNLQLVNVSFNDLEGPIPERLSNMSASWFEGNKNLCGPPLAVSCESPKKNLSPALLVVVIVISVAALVAIVGATTFLFRRRKKEATTVNKLRSVKPETTVHLEADGMALGTVRYHEGEKKVPKEEKLLFVGERRGTFGLQDLLRASAEVLGSGNFGSSYKAILLDGPSVVVKRFKEMNGVGREYFQEHMRRLGRLSHPNLLPLVAYYYRKEEKLLISDYIPNGSLAHMLYGNRTSRTSPLDWPTRLKIIKGVARGLAYLYEELPMLTVPHGHLKSSNVLLDLSFEPILTDYALAPVMNKAHASELMVAYKSPECAQHGKPSTKSDVWSLGILMLEILTGRFPANHLRPGRAGTDLAKWVSSVIREEWTGEVFDGTMKGTRNSEGEMLKLLRIAMACCETDVRRRCEMAAALERIEELKERESDAEFSSSAISEGEAFYSSKALTDDDFSFS, encoded by the exons ATGGGCGACCAGTCCCCGCCATGGCCGCCGCACCTCCTCCTCgtgctcttcctcttcctcgcgaCATGGCGGGCCGCCGCCGATGCGCCGGACGACCGCAGCGCCCTCCTCGAGTTCAAGGAGACGACGCTGTCTCCGGCTCCAAGCGACTGGGGCGGGCAGGATGGCCCGTGCTTCAAGAACGTGTCGATATGGACCGGAGTCTACTGCGACAAAGACGGGAGAGTGTCCGTTCTGCGGCTAGAGAGCATGAACTTGTCGGGCACGTTGACCCTCGACGCCCTCTCAGAATTACCGAACCTTCGCTCGCTTAGCTTCAGCAACAACAGCCTCGAGGGGTCGATCCCGAACGTCACGAAGCTGCCCAATTTGAAGTCTATATACCTGTCGATGAACCGGTTCGCCGGGGAGATACCGGACGGCATGTTCTCGGCGATGCTGGGGCTGAAGGTGTTGTGGCTGTCGCAGAACAACTTCTCGGGGTCGATTCCGAGTTCTCTGACGGCGCCGAAGAAGCTCGCCGAGCTGCGGCTGGATGGCAACAAGTTCGAGGGCCAAATCCCTGCTCTATGGCAGCCCAATCTGCAGCTGGTGAACGTCTCCTTTAACGATCTGGAGGGGCCGATCCCGGAAAGGCTCAGCAATATGAGTGCCAGTTGGTTCGAAG GTAACAAGAATCTCTGCGGCCCACCGCTTGCGGTCTCATGCGAGTCACCGAAGAAGAATCTCTCGCCTGCTCTTCTCGTCGTCGTCATAGTGATATCAGTTGCAGCGTTGGTGGCGATCGTGGGAGCGACTACTTTCCTCTTCCGGCGCCGGAAAAAAGAGGCGACAACGGTTAACAAGCTTCGATCCGTTAAACCCGAAACGACGGTGCATTTGGAGGCAGACGGGATGGCGCTGGGAACAGTAAGGTATCACGAGGGGGAGAAGAAGGTGCCGAAGGAGGAGAAGCTGTTGTTCGTCGGGGAGAGGAGGGGGACGTTCGGCCTACAGGATTTACTCAGGGCTTCAGCTGAGGTTCTCGGCAGCGGAAACTTTGGCTCTTCCTACAAAGCCATCCTGCTCGATGGCCCCTCGGTGGTGGTGAAGAGGTTCAAGGAGATGAATGGAGTGGGGAGAGAATACTTCCAAGAGCACATGAGAAGGTTGGGGAGATTGTCTCACCCTAATCTTCTGCCTTTGGTGGCTTACTACTACAGGAAGGAGGAGAAGCTGTTGATCTCCGACTACATCCCTAATGGAAGCTTAGCTCACATGCTATATG GGAATCGCACTTCAAGAACATCACCACTGGATTGGCCAACGCGCTTAAAGATCATCAAAGGTGTGGCGAGAGGCCTCGCCTACCTGTACGAGGAGCTCCCGATGCTTACCGTTCCCCATGGCCACCTCAAGTCCTCGAACGTGCTGCTTGATCTCTCCTTTGAGCCCATCCTCACGGACTACGCCCTGGCGCCTGTGATGAACAAGGCTCATGCGTCGGAGTTGATGGTGGCTTACAAGTCCCCGGAGTGCGCCCAGCACGGCAAACCGTCCACGAAGAGCGACGTGTGGAGCCTCGGGATACTGATGCTCGAGATACTAACCGGCAGGTTTCCGGCAAATCATCTGAGGCCGGGAAGAGCAGGCACGGATTTGGCGAAATGGGTGAGCTCGGTGATCAGGGAAGAGTGGACCGGCGAAGTGTTCGACGGCACCATGAAGGGGACGAGGAACAGCGAAGGTGAGATGCTGAAGCTGCTGCGGATAGCCATGGCGTGCTGCGAGACCGACGTTCGCAGGAGGTGCGAAATGGCGGCAGCGCTCGAGAGGATCGAAGAGCTGAAGGAACGAGAGAGCGACGCGGAGTTCTCTTCTTCGGCCATTAGCGAGGGTGAAGCCTTTTATTCTTCCAAAGCCTTGACCGATGACGACTTCTCCTTCTCCTAA
- the LOC135636612 gene encoding U-box domain-containing protein 34-like: MDMYSTACKEALTAKQKTMELQRWKMDEEKRIKDARLAEEEALALAESEKARCVAAIQTAEASKRIAENEAHKRISAEMKAFKDAEDKKKAFDALSHTNLRYRRYTIEEIEVATDYFAEERKIGEGGYGPVYRCTLDHTPVAIKVLRPDAAQGRSQFQQEVEILCCIRHPNMVLLLGACPEYGCLVYEYMANGSLDDRLFRRGNTPPIPWQHRFRIAAEIGTGLLFLHQTRPEPLVHRDLKPANILLDRNYVSKISDVGLARLVPPSVADTVTQYRMTATAGTFCYIDPEYQQTGMLGIKSDIYSLGIMLLQIITGKPPMGLTHHVERAIEKGTFIEMLDHSVPDWPVEEALSLANMSLKCAELRRKDRPDLATAILPELNRLRDLAEENMQFSPFGTGSYTSPIHSQVSTQDIMSGPGTVQSGYDSSRSRYSGSSIPGR, encoded by the exons ATGGACATGTACAGCACAGCATGCAAAGAAGCACTCACAGCTAAACAGAAG ACGATGGAGCTCCAACGCTGGAAGATGGACGAAGAGAAAAGAATCAAAGACGCTCGATTGGCGGAAGAAGAAGCTCTGGCTTTAGCGGAGAGCGAGAAAGCAAGGTGTGTCGCAGCGATACAGACGGCCGAGGCATCAAAAAGGATAGCAGAAAACGAAGCACACAAGAGGATCAGTGCAGAGATGAAGGCATTCAAAGACGCCGAGGATAAGAAGAAGGCTTTCGATGCTTTGTCCCATACAAACCTCAGGTACAGGAGGTACACGATCGAGGAGATAGAGGTAGCCACCGACTACTTTGCAGAGGAGAGAAAGATAGGAGAAGGTGGCTATGGCCCTGTTTACAGATGCACTCTGGATCATACGCCTGTTGCCATTAAGGTACTACGTCCAGATGCCGCCCAAGGAAGGTCACAGTTCCAGCAAGAG GTTGAAATCCTATGCTGCATTCGGCACCCAAACATGGTTCTGCTGCTGGGCGCTTGCCCGGAATACGGCTGCCTTGTGTACGAGTACATGGCAAATGGGAGCTTGGACGATCGATTGTTCCGGCGAGGTAACACGCCACCCATCCCTTGGCAGCACAGGTTCCGGATCGCGGCGGAGATCGGCACGGGCCTCCTCTTCCTGCACCAGACCAGGCCGGAGCCGCTGGTACACAGAGACCTCAAGCCTGCAAACATCCTCCTCGACAGGAACTACGTGAGCAAGATCAGCGACGTCGGCCTCGCCCGCTTGGTCCCCCCCTCCGTTGCCGACACCGTCACCCAGTATCGCATGACGGCCACCGCCGGCACTTTCTGCTACATCGACCCGGAGTATCAGCAGACCGGCATGCTCGGCATCAAGTCCGACATATACTCTCTTGGGATCATGCTGCTGCAGATCATCACCGGCAAACCTCCCATGGGGCTGACACACCATGTCGAGCGTGCGATCGAGAAGGGGACGTTCATAGAAATGTTGGATCACTCGGTGCCGGATTGGCCGGTGGAGGAAGCTCTAAGCTTAGCCAATATGTCGCTCAAGTGTGCGGAACTCAGACGCAAGGATCGGCCGGATCTCGCGACGGCCATACTGCCGGAGCTCAACAGACTCAGAGATCTCGCAGAGGAGAACATGCAGTTCTCCCCGTTTGGGACTGGTTCATACACCTCACCTATCCACAGTCAAGTTTCCACACAA GATATCATGAGTGGGCCTGGAACTGTACAATCTGGATATGACAGCTCAAGAAGCCGATATAGTGGATCATCCATTCCGGGAAGATGA
- the LOC103980612 gene encoding heterodimeric geranylgeranyl pyrophosphate synthase large subunit 1, chloroplastic, which translates to MANVTARLLARAPGSGRVPAALRSASTRLHDGPIRQAEAAAEDQFDLKAYMADKARRVDAALDRAVPLRYPERLHESMRYSLLSAGKRIRPILSLASCELVGGDEATAMPVACAVEMLHVMSLIHDDLPCMDNDDLRRGRPSNHRVFGEGTAVITGDALIALAFEHVAAATASVPADRVLRAVAEYGSAMGPEGLVAGQFVDVDSEGKAVGVGVLEYIHLHKTARLLEAAAACGVIVGGGGDAEVESVRRYARCVGLLFQVVDDILDVTKTTEELGKTAGKDVASGKTTYPKLMGLEKAQELAQTLVVKAEAELHGFDRVKAAPLRHLARYIADRQN; encoded by the coding sequence ATGGCAAACGTGACGGCGCGTCTCCTCGCCCGTGCTCCGGGGAGCGGCCGCGTCCCTGCGGCCTTGCGATCCGCCTCCACCCGGCTGCACGATGGCCCGATACGCCAGGctgaggcggcggcggaggaccAGTTCGACCTGAAGGCGTACATGGCCGACAAGGCCCGGCGGGTGGACGCGGCCTTGGACCGCGCTGTGCCCCTCCGCTACCCTGAGCGGCTCCACGAGTCGATGCGCTACTCGCTTCTGAGCGCCGGGAAGCGCATCCGCCCTATCCTCTCTCTCGCCTCCTGTGAGCTCGTCGGAGGCGATGAGGCCACCGCCATGCCCGTCGCCTGCGCCGTCGAGATGCTGCACGTCATGTCCCTCATCCACGACGACCTCCCCTGCATGGACAACGACGACCTCCGCCGGGGGCGGCCGTCCAACCACCGTGTCTTCGGCGAGGGCACCGCCGTGATCACCGGCGACGCCCTCATCGCCCTGGCCTTCGAGCACGTGGCCGCCGCCACGGCCAGCGTGCCGGCGGATCGGGTCCTCCGGGCCGTCGCGGAGTACGGGTCGGCGATGGGGCCGGAGGGGCTGGTGGCGGGCCAGTTTGTGGACGTCGACAGCGAAGGCAAGGCAGTGGGCGTCGGCGTGCTGGAGTACATCCACCTGCACAAGACGGCGAGGCTGCTGGAGGCGGCCGCGGCGTGCGGGGTGATCGTGGGCGGCGGCGGGGACGCCGAGGTCGAGAGCGTAAGGCGGTACGCGCGCTGCGTCGGCCTGCTGTTCCAGGTGGTGGACGACATACTGGACGTGACGAAAACGACGGAGGAGTTGGGGAAAACGGCCGGGAAGGACGTGGCGAGCGGCAAGACGACGTATCCGAAGCTGATGGGCCTCGAGAAGGCGCAGGAGCTGGCACAAACCCTGGTGGTGAAAGCGGAAGCAGAGCTGCATGGGTTCGACCGCGTCAAGGCGGCGCCCCTGCGCCATCTCGCTCGCTACATCGCCGATCGCCAGAACTGA